A stretch of the Streptosporangium sp. NBC_01755 genome encodes the following:
- a CDS encoding glycosyltransferase produces the protein MRVLLSTYGSRGDVEPLVGLAVRLRELGAEVRVCAPPDEDFAQRLAGVGVPLVPVGQSARALTTGASPPSSLPQRAAELIAGQFDAVPAAAEGCDALVATGVMPAAAGARSVAEKLGIHSVSVTFQQLTLPSPHHPPLAYPGRPFPPEVTDNRVLWDLDAQSINALFGAALNTNRASIGLPPVDNVRDYVIGDRPWLATDPILDPWQETPDLDVVQTGAWILPDVHPLPAELVAFLDAGTPPVYVGFGSMPMRTSTDVARVAIEAIRAQGRRTVVARGWADLALIDDRDDCFVVGEVNQQALFGRVAAVVHHGGAGTTTTATRAGAPQVVVPQAVDQPYWAGRVADLGIGAAHDGPTPTAESLSAALRTALTPETRARARAVAGTIRTDGATVAAKLLLDAVSRERPPVPA, from the coding sequence ATGCGTGTGTTGTTGTCGACGTACGGGTCGCGCGGGGACGTCGAACCGCTGGTGGGACTCGCGGTGCGGTTGCGGGAACTCGGCGCGGAGGTGCGGGTGTGCGCGCCGCCGGACGAGGACTTCGCGCAGCGGTTGGCCGGTGTCGGCGTGCCGCTGGTGCCGGTCGGCCAGTCGGCGCGCGCGCTGACGACCGGGGCGTCGCCGCCGTCATCCCTGCCCCAGCGCGCGGCCGAGTTGATCGCCGGCCAGTTCGACGCGGTCCCCGCGGCGGCCGAGGGATGCGATGCGTTGGTGGCGACCGGCGTGATGCCGGCCGCGGCCGGCGCGCGGTCGGTGGCCGAGAAACTGGGCATCCACTCCGTGTCCGTGACCTTCCAGCAGCTCACCCTGCCGTCGCCGCACCACCCGCCGCTGGCGTATCCGGGCCGGCCGTTCCCACCGGAGGTGACCGACAACCGGGTGCTGTGGGACCTGGACGCCCAGAGCATCAACGCGCTGTTCGGTGCGGCGCTCAACACGAACCGGGCGTCGATCGGCCTGCCACCGGTGGACAACGTCCGCGACTACGTCATCGGCGACCGGCCGTGGCTGGCGACGGACCCGATCCTGGACCCGTGGCAGGAGACGCCGGACCTCGACGTCGTCCAGACCGGCGCGTGGATCCTGCCCGACGTTCACCCACTCCCTGCCGAGTTGGTGGCGTTCCTGGACGCCGGCACACCACCGGTGTACGTGGGCTTCGGCAGCATGCCCATGCGCACATCGACGGATGTCGCCCGGGTGGCCATCGAGGCGATCCGAGCGCAGGGCCGCCGCACGGTCGTGGCCCGCGGCTGGGCCGACCTGGCCCTGATCGACGACCGGGACGACTGCTTCGTCGTCGGCGAGGTCAACCAGCAGGCACTGTTCGGCCGGGTGGCCGCCGTCGTGCACCACGGCGGCGCGGGCACCACGACGACGGCCACCCGGGCCGGCGCGCCTCAGGTGGTGGTACCCCAGGCGGTGGACCAGCCGTACTGGGCCGGCCGGGTGGCCGACCTGGGCATCGGCGCGGCACACGACGGTCCGACTCCGACCGCCGAGTCCCTGTCGGCCGCGCTCAGAACGGCCCTGACCCCCGAGACCCGCGCACGAGCAAGGGCAGTGGCCGGCACGATCCGCACCGACGGGGCGACGGTGGCCGCGAAGCTGCTGCTCGACGCGGTCAGCCGGGAAAGGCCGCCGGTGCCCGCGTGA
- a CDS encoding papain-like cysteine protease family protein — translation MPYLSPGRFRRTALALVLTTVAWLAPPTLGAHAAAAYRLNITMQAQQYTNWCWAAAGNTVAAYYGYNYSQNQFCNLAFNRSMNSSCPNNQATLANDQNAFRQIGISPGNYVYDYLTYSAVIREMNANRPVLTRIQWSSGGGHMHTIYGYDQSGSWVYWGDPWQSSSRYNWASYNYYVGNGSFSWTHSLNYIGA, via the coding sequence ATGCCCTACCTCTCGCCCGGCAGGTTCCGGCGCACGGCCCTCGCGCTCGTGCTGACGACCGTGGCCTGGCTGGCGCCGCCCACCCTCGGCGCCCATGCCGCGGCCGCCTACCGCCTCAACATCACCATGCAGGCCCAGCAGTACACCAACTGGTGCTGGGCGGCCGCCGGCAACACCGTGGCCGCCTACTACGGCTACAACTACAGCCAGAACCAGTTCTGCAACCTGGCCTTCAACCGCTCGATGAACTCCAGCTGCCCCAACAACCAGGCCACCCTGGCCAACGACCAGAACGCCTTCCGCCAGATCGGCATCTCGCCCGGCAACTATGTCTACGACTACCTGACCTACAGCGCGGTGATCAGGGAGATGAACGCCAACCGGCCGGTGCTGACCCGGATCCAGTGGTCCTCCGGCGGCGGGCACATGCACACCATCTACGGCTACGACCAGAGCGGATCATGGGTCTACTGGGGTGATCCCTGGCAGTCGAGTTCCCGCTACAACTGGGCGAGCTACAACTACTACGTCGGCAACGGGTCCTTCTCCTGGACCCACTCCCTCAACTACATCGGCGCGTGA
- the helR gene encoding RNA polymerase recycling motor ATPase HelR, protein MNPLTTSAFDLPDHLAPKADPTLIAGDEQHFAAIAESLEQSIADLSDRLAAERKAPGGKGRQAMDRDLEVHRLTARLRALRRFGLDLCLGHMVSADDPEPVYVGRLGLTDSAGRRLLLDWRSPAAEPFFGATHANPMGLAIRRRYRWTRGRISDYWDEVFALDGFVGHAALDDQSAFIASLGSNRSARMRDVLGTIQADQDAIIRAGSRGALVVDGGPGTGKTVVALHRSAYLLYSDPRLGHRRGGVLFVGPHQPYLAYVADVLPSLGEEGVQTCTLRDLVAEGAAAAIEADPDVALLKSSANLVKAIEPAVRFYENPPTKGMTVTTHWSDIWLSADDWAEAFEAPEPGTPHNEARDQIWEELLTILMDKHDDDASADDGDASAGLLRKSLLQNRELLTTFNRAWPLLEAADLVGDLWSVPAYLRMCAPWLSPDDIRTLQRGDAQAWTVSDLPLLDAARQRLGDPEASRRKRRQEAALAAQRERMAQVVDALIEADDDGEGLVTQLRREDLQRNLVDESELPTLDPDLLAGPFAHIVVDEAQELTDAEWQMLLLRCPSRSFTIVGDRAQARHGFTESWQERLERIGLDRINLASLSINYRTPEEIMAEAEPVIRAVLPDANVPTSIRSGDVPVVHGSASDLSSILDTWLAAHTDGIACVIGDPTFRATPRVRSLTPELSKGLEFDLVVLVDPEAFGKGIEGAVDRYVAMSRATRQLVILTSS, encoded by the coding sequence ATGAATCCCCTGACCACCAGCGCGTTTGACCTTCCCGACCACCTCGCGCCCAAGGCCGACCCGACGCTGATCGCCGGCGATGAGCAGCACTTCGCGGCCATCGCGGAGAGCCTCGAGCAGTCGATCGCCGACCTGTCCGACCGCCTCGCTGCCGAGCGTAAGGCGCCCGGCGGCAAAGGCCGGCAGGCGATGGACCGGGACCTGGAGGTCCACCGGCTGACCGCTCGCCTGCGCGCCCTGCGTCGCTTCGGTTTGGACCTGTGCCTCGGACACATGGTCAGCGCAGACGACCCCGAGCCCGTGTACGTCGGACGACTTGGCCTTACCGACAGCGCGGGTCGTCGGCTGCTGCTCGACTGGCGCTCCCCCGCGGCTGAGCCGTTCTTCGGAGCCACCCACGCCAACCCGATGGGGCTGGCAATCCGCCGCAGGTATCGCTGGACCCGTGGCCGGATCAGCGACTACTGGGACGAGGTGTTCGCCTTGGATGGGTTTGTCGGGCACGCCGCACTCGACGACCAGTCCGCCTTCATCGCCAGCCTGGGCAGCAACCGGTCGGCCCGGATGCGAGACGTACTCGGCACCATCCAGGCCGACCAGGACGCCATCATCCGCGCGGGATCCCGCGGCGCTCTCGTCGTCGACGGCGGTCCGGGCACGGGGAAGACCGTCGTCGCTCTGCACCGCTCCGCCTACCTCCTCTACTCCGACCCTCGCCTCGGTCACCGCCGGGGTGGCGTGCTGTTCGTCGGTCCGCACCAGCCCTACCTGGCCTACGTCGCCGACGTCCTCCCCAGCCTCGGAGAGGAGGGCGTGCAGACCTGCACCCTGCGGGACCTCGTCGCCGAGGGAGCCGCAGCAGCGATCGAGGCCGACCCGGACGTGGCCCTCCTGAAGTCGTCCGCGAACCTGGTGAAGGCGATCGAGCCGGCCGTCAGGTTCTACGAGAACCCGCCCACCAAGGGGATGACGGTCACGACCCACTGGTCCGACATCTGGCTGAGCGCCGACGATTGGGCCGAGGCGTTCGAAGCACCGGAACCCGGCACTCCGCACAACGAGGCGCGCGACCAGATCTGGGAGGAACTGCTCACGATCCTGATGGACAAGCACGACGACGACGCCTCGGCTGACGACGGCGACGCCTCGGCCGGCCTGCTCCGCAAGTCGCTGCTGCAGAACAGGGAGCTGCTCACGACCTTCAACCGCGCGTGGCCGCTGCTCGAAGCGGCCGACCTCGTCGGAGACCTGTGGTCGGTACCCGCCTACCTGCGGATGTGCGCTCCCTGGCTCAGCCCCGATGACATTCGGACGCTGCAGCGCGGGGACGCCCAGGCCTGGACGGTGTCCGACCTGCCGCTCCTGGACGCGGCACGGCAGCGGCTCGGCGACCCGGAGGCGTCACGACGCAAGCGCCGGCAGGAAGCCGCTCTCGCCGCCCAACGCGAGCGTATGGCCCAGGTCGTCGACGCCCTGATCGAGGCCGATGACGACGGCGAAGGCCTCGTGACGCAACTGCGCCGAGAGGACCTCCAGCGAAATCTGGTTGACGAGTCCGAGCTGCCCACCCTCGACCCGGACCTGCTCGCCGGCCCGTTCGCGCACATCGTCGTGGACGAGGCTCAGGAACTGACCGACGCGGAGTGGCAGATGTTGCTGCTGCGGTGCCCGTCCCGGAGCTTCACCATCGTCGGCGATCGTGCCCAGGCCAGGCACGGGTTCACGGAGTCGTGGCAGGAACGGCTCGAGCGGATCGGGCTCGACCGGATCAACCTGGCCTCCCTGAGCATCAACTACCGGACGCCGGAGGAAATCATGGCGGAAGCCGAGCCGGTCATCCGGGCCGTGCTCCCGGACGCCAACGTGCCGACCTCCATCCGCAGCGGCGACGTCCCCGTCGTACACGGATCTGCTTCGGATCTGAGCTCGATCCTCGACACCTGGCTCGCCGCGCATACCGACGGGATCGCCTGCGTCATCGGTGATCCCACGTTCCGGGCGACGCCCCGCGTCCGGTCGCTGACCCCGGAGCTGTCGAAGGGGCTCGAGTTCGACCTGGTCGTCCTCGTCGACCCCGAGGCGTTCGGCAAGGGCATCGAAGGAGCGGTCGACCGCTATGTCGCGATGAGCCGAGCGACCCGGCAACTCGTCATTCTCACGAGCTCCTGA